One genomic window of Actinoalloteichus hoggarensis includes the following:
- a CDS encoding Uma2 family endonuclease, with amino-acid sequence MAAPAEPSTNIFAHAGPWTAAAVLQLPEDHGQRIELVDGALVVSPVAGRTHQRILQRLQVSFLAAVPPEYESLPRISVLLDSGRLLIPDLAITSVPDRDGLYLDASDLVLVVEVSSPASKMFDRALKKQLYAHAGIPFLLLVTPLAQSVTMTVFELIGGEYQETARSRDGRLTLERPFPAQLDLH; translated from the coding sequence ATGGCCGCACCAGCAGAGCCCAGCACCAACATCTTCGCCCACGCGGGTCCCTGGACCGCGGCGGCGGTGCTCCAGCTCCCCGAAGACCACGGGCAGCGCATCGAGCTCGTCGACGGCGCGCTGGTCGTGAGTCCGGTGGCAGGCCGAACCCACCAGCGGATCCTGCAACGGCTCCAGGTCTCCTTCCTCGCCGCCGTTCCGCCGGAGTACGAGTCGCTGCCCCGGATCAGCGTGCTGCTGGACAGCGGACGGCTGCTCATTCCCGATCTCGCCATCACGAGCGTGCCGGACCGGGACGGGCTCTATCTCGACGCGAGCGATCTCGTACTGGTCGTAGAGGTGTCCTCGCCCGCGTCGAAGATGTTCGACCGCGCGCTGAAGAAGCAGCTCTACGCGCACGCGGGCATTCCGTTCCTGCTGCTCGTGACGCCCCTGGCGCAGTCGGTGACGATGACCGTCTTCGAATTGATCGGCGGTGAATACCAGGAGACGGCCCGCAGTCGGGACGGCAGACTCACGCTGGAACGGCCGTTTCCCGCGCAGCTCGATCTGCACTGA